Part of the Athalia rosae chromosome 2, iyAthRosa1.1, whole genome shotgun sequence genome, CGCCAATCGCGAAAATCGCACGGATCACAGATGCCCTGGGGCAACGATCTCTATTTATTTCCAATCAACTCACTAAAAGGCGATATGAGTGAGTTCGTCTCACTAATCTGTTAAATGTTAGTTCGAAGCGCTGTGACCTATCACCGATTCCTGATTGGTAGCGAACGACTGAGCTTCTAAATGAAGGGACATTTTGTCTaaggtcaatttttcacggTCTTGAGAACGCTAGTTTTCGCCGAAGTCACTAGAATCAATGAGCCAGTTACAAGTGAAATTCGCTGGTTCAGGAATTTCAACAGTCAAAAGAGTGAAGCAGGAACCCTGCAACAAAGTTCCAACCATGAGAGGTatagataatattaatattgctATCTGTACATCTAGAATGGGGCCAACAAATGTAGACATCCCTTTCACAATTTCTGCAGGGCACCGGTGCATACAGCTATTTTGTATACTGCAGAGCAGAACTCTGTAGCGAAAGTTTCGTACTCTGGTCATTGTGGTGCACCCGCTCATCCCAACGGTACGGACCGTTCCATTCATTAGTTGGTATACGTTCGTATTGCGAATGTGACTGCTTTCTTGAAAATGTGAAGCTGTCAAATGGGACCATCCCACCGCACATGAACGATAAGAGAGAGATTTGATCGTTTGGCTATCGTAATGTCGACATTTTTGTCATACCGTAAAGATTTATCTTAAGAAATTGACTCATCGAAGTCAGCAAATTTGCAACTATAGAATATTTTACAAcggacaataaaaaaaaaaaaatagaatgagtGAAAAAGAGTTGGGAATTCTCTTACTCGAAATCATTCATCGTCGTTACCACACGTAGGTTCGAATGTACCCGCGTGagatcattttcttctttatctaCCACCCGCCCTACTGTACCATCCAACGATACAAAGAGAATGCGTTTGATCTACAATAGGCAATTCATTACCGAGCGGGTTACAACAAATGAACATCTTTGAAACTAatagtgaattttttatacggaTCGTTGGAGTTGGATTGGAATAagatcatttgaaaaaattatcgtcagttatatattcaaaaatatacatttCCAGACGGAATGCTCTTGTCCTCGAAATCGCATCCCATGATTTGCCTTTTTCTTAGATATTATGTACATGCATAATTAAACAACATACCGTATCGCTTAACTTTAACTTGGCACCAGAATTTCCCCTCACAACACGTGAGATTCCAAGCTTGTGCTCATTCCAGTTGCTTCCAGATACTGTCGTTTGATGTGACGGGACAGCATAGACCGCCAAACAGTATCGTCTAAACCAGACAATAATTGCTTGTAGAAAAATCGTAACAAAACGTGAACAACTGACCACCTAGGTCGAAACAAATCGggataatgagaaaaatatatttacatcaaGAGTCGAGCTTGAATGGCCATCTGACGTCGTACAACTAACGCGACATAACATGATTTAATATAATTACGGATCATCTCCGTGAGTTTTCAAAActataaaattgttcattatatttttgagGTGCATGGTTCTGCTTCATCTCTCTCAGAGAGATACATtatggggttgaaaaaaaaatattttcatcaacatGAGTATAAAATACTCAATTATATCACTTTGATTCGGAGGCGTAAAGCGCGGACGCTATTATCTGTTGCATCTGTATTCTGACATCAAGTTTTTTGACGTCAGGTACTTGCTTCATCATTGGTaacagagaaagaagaaacatcCTGTCGTAATCTTCTTCGTGGATCATTGGTTGACTATGGGGAGACAACATGTCGTGGACATCGTTGTCGAATGAGTTGAGAGGTGCTTCGCAAATCTGGTTTGAATATCGCCCCCGCATGTTCGACTCGTGTAAGTTCATCGCAACGTTGTTATAATTTCTCGAAGTGCTCGGTTGTATTGGTGGAAAATCGTATTCTTCGATAACAGGGTTATCCATTTCGCTGTCGCTGTCTTGATGCTGGGGTGAACTTTTAGTGATCTGTACCGAGTCTCTGAAACTAATAAGCAAAGCTATGGGAAAAGtatcagaaaatttaaatGATCGTTGGATAGTTtagttactttttattttcgacggtGGGAAGGAGGAAGTATAATTGATCGAagtaaatatatttctttctttttcgcgcCGCTGGACCCGATTTTTGCGAACGTTGTAACTTAAGTTCCTTCATGAAATAATCTCTGATGTTTCTCCATTTCccccgtaaatttttttctgaaacaaaatAGGATCGGA contains:
- the LOC105684590 gene encoding uncharacterized protein LOC105684590 isoform X1, whose product is MSFERLISLVPRPSLYAYNNKKQMFDTEKFISEIQKRPAIYDVNCEEYNDRNAKMDAWEEMCRVMVTNWNNLNNEERNAEEKNLRGKWRNIRDYFMKELKLQRSQKSGPAARKRKKYIYFDQLYFLLPTVENKNFRDSVQITKSSPQHQDSDSEMDNPVIEEYDFPPIQPSTSRNYNNVAMNLHESNMRGRYSNQICEAPLNSFDNDVHDMLSPHSQPMIHEEDYDRMFLLSLLPMMKQVPDVKKLDVRIQMQQIIASALYASESK
- the LOC105684590 gene encoding uncharacterized protein LOC105684590 isoform X2 yields the protein MDTPRCDKSKRHASEIQKRPAIYDVNCEEYNDRNAKMDAWEEMCRVMVTNWNNLNNEERNAEEKNLRGKWRNIRDYFMKELKLQRSQKSGPAARKRKKYIYFDQLYFLLPTVENKNFRDSVQITKSSPQHQDSDSEMDNPVIEEYDFPPIQPSTSRNYNNVAMNLHESNMRGRYSNQICEAPLNSFDNDVHDMLSPHSQPMIHEEDYDRMFLLSLLPMMKQVPDVKKLDVRIQMQQIIASALYASESK